Below is a genomic region from Sulfurovum riftiae.
AGAAGAACTCCATCAGCGAAGCGATCTTCCCATCTTCCCCGTCTCTTCCGTGAATGAGATTCAGGGTAACATCGAATTCCACTCTCTTGCTCCCGAACATTCCCTCGGTAAAGAAACCACCTTTTTTAAGCGTGAGCTGTTTGCCTTTTTTATACTCACCCGAAGAGAAGAGTTTAGAGTTGATCTTCTCTGTCTCTACCAAGTAGAATTCTCTGTCTGCCGAGACGAAAATATAGGTCAGCGTACTCTTTTTAAGTACCTTTTTCATAGTTATGGCTGAAACGATGCTGATCTCATGCTCGTAGCTTGATCCGCCAAAGAGGATGGCAATATTCATCTTTTTTCCTTATGTTATGTAGGGCCGATTTATCGACCACAGGTATATCAAAGGTCGGTAAACCGACCCTACAGCATCTTTCTGAATTCAGAGAAGATATAGGCACTCTCATGCGGCCCTGGACTCGCTTCAGGGTGGTGCTGTACGGACATGGTCGGAGAGTCGTTGTACTTGAGCCCTTCGATCGTATTGTCAAAAAGGTTCACATGGGTCACAGTCGCTACTTCAGTAATGTTGTCCGGTACATTATAGTTGTGGTTCTGCGCCGTGATCTCGACCGTACCTGTCATCTCGTTCTTGACAGGGTGGTTCCCGCCATGGTGCCCGAACTTCAGCTTATAGGTGTCGTATCCGTGCGAGATGGAGAGGAGCTGATGCCCCAGGCAGATACCGAACAATGGTACTTTGTGTGCGATCAGTTTCTTGATCTTCTCCTGCTCCTCTTTGAGGATCAGCGGGTCTCCCGGTCCATTGGAGAGGAAGACACCGTCGATCTCCTTACTGTCAACCTTGGCGATGATCTCTTCGGCGGACATGGAGTTTGGCACCACTGTCACTTCCATACCTGCATGGGTAAGTTCATTGAGGATGTTTCTTTTGATACCGAAGTCAAGTGCAATGATCTTCTTGGTCGTTTCAGGTTTCGCATATTCGAATGTTCTGGCATCATATCGTGCTTCGTTATGCACATAACTCTCTTTCGTACTCACCTGCTCGATATAGTTCACCTCTTCGATACGCGGTGAACTCTCAAGTATCTTTTTGAGTTCCGTGGCATCGTGTATTTCTGTGGAAGCCACCATCATCATCGCACCTTCGTCCCGCAGCATCTTTGTAAGGAAGCGGGTGTCGATCTCGGTGATGCCCAGTACATTCTCTCTTTTCAACAATACATCCAGGCTCTCCTCGGAGCGAAAGTTGGACGGACGTGACTGATAGGTCCGTACAATGATACCTTTGCAGTGTGCCCCTTTGCTCTCCATATCCTGTGCGTTGCATCCTACATTACCGATCTCCGGCATCGTGAAGGTAACAAACTGCCCTGCATAGGAGGGATCCGTTACGATCTCCTGGTAGCCTGTCAGAGAGGTATTGAAGACGATCTCTCCGACCGCCGTACCCTCAGCACCGAAACTTTTTGCTTCCAAAAACAGACCGTTCTCGAAATAAAGGCTTATTTTATTCATTTATGCTCCTTTTGGTGGGCTGAAGCCCACCCTACATTTTGTCGGGATCAACGATCACGACCTACACTCGGTTTCTCATTACTCATTTTTCCGTTACTCATTAATTAGAGCATGCCTCTTTTTGCAAGCTCTTCCTGATAAAGTCTCTCATACAACAGTTCATAATCCTGAGAACCGGGGATCACCTCTTTCTCCATATTCCTGATCTTGTTGTAAACGATATCGTCTATCTCATCAAAGGCATCGGCAAAGGCTTTGAACGATTTGAAGATCACGTTCTTCACCTGATTCTCATTGACCGTATATTCCGCCAGGTAGTTCTCATAGAGTTCATCGAGAATATGGTGGGCAAGATCGTTGTAGCGGTCATCGTAATTCATGATCACACCGTATTCGGGCGCCATCTTCTTTTTGATCATGAAGAAAAGCTGTCGCTCATCGGCATGCTGGAATTCGATTTCGTCATAGTTCTCATCGAGGATATGCTTGACCTTCTCATCGAGTGCACGCTCTTTGGCAAGGTTCTCATCGATGATCCTCTTTGCAGCTTCGACCACTGCTTCCCTGCCCTTTGGCAACGTAATAAAAGGAGCCTGTGCCAGATCGATCCCGATCTTGGTCGCTACATATCCTGTCTGTTGTGGTTTTAGTCTCATTGCTACCCCTTTTTATCTGATTATTGTATCTTCACGTTCCGGACTGGTGGAGATGATCCCCATCTTCGTACCGATCATCTCTTCTAGTGCCAAAATATAAGACTTCGCTGTTTCAGGCAGTTCGTCAAAGGTTCTTGCACCTTCTGTCTTTTCCCATCCCGGGAAACTTTTGTATACCGGTTTGACATCTTCAAGGTCATACGGTACATAATCTATCTCTTTACCTTCGAATTCATAGGCCACGCAGACCTTGATCTCATCGAAACCGTCAAGGACATCGAGTTTCATCAGGGCTACCTGGTCAACACCGTTGACACGTACCGCATGGCGCATCGCCACTGCATCAAACCAACCACATCTTCTCGGACGGCCTGTGGTCGTACCGAATTCATGTCCGTTCTCTCTGAGTCTGTCACCCTCTTCTCCCATATCTTCACTCGGGAAAGGACCATTCCCCACTCTTGTACAGTAGGCTTTGGCGATACCGGTCACCTTTCCGATATCTTTGGGATTCAGCCCGAGGCCTGAACATGCTCCTGCAGAGACCGTCGTAGAGGAGGTCACATACGGGTAGGTCCCGTGGTCGATGTCGAGCATCGTTCCCTGTGCTCCTTCAAGCAGTATCTTTTTATCTTCATCAATGATCTTCCACATCAGCTGTGTCGTATCGCAGATGTACGGTGCCAGTACTTTTCTGTAGCCTTCCAGTTCCGCAAGAAGTTCCGTTTCATTGGGCATCGCTACACCCATTGCATCAAAGACAGGTTTGTTCATCTCAAAGAAAGCGACGATCTTCGAAGCGAGTTTCTCAGGATGAAGCAATTCGCCCAGTCTGTGGCCTACACGCGCCACTTTGTCTCCGTAGGCAGGTCCGATCCCCTTGCCGGTCGTACCGATGGCTTTGTCACCCTTCATACGCTCTCGTGCCTGATCGATCTCGGCATGGTAGGGAAGCAGGACATGTGCTTTGTCAGAGAGGAAGAGTCTGCCTTCAAGGTCGTCAAACTGCTCCATCTCTTTGATGAAATCTTTTGGAGAGAGTACGACACCATTCCCTACGATATTCTTTGCTTCAGGGTTCAGGACACCGGAAGGAATGAGGTGAAGTGCATACTTTCTGTCACCGATGACAATGGTATGCCCGGCATTGTGTCCGCCGGCAAAACGGCACACATAGTCGTGTGTCTGTGCCATATGGTCAACGATCTTTCCTTTTCCTTCATCTCCCCACTGGAGTCCTACGATCAAATCTGCTTTACTCATCTGTTTTCCCTATTCATTTTATTCACAATACCTACATCATTGGACGCTTTTTGAGCAAAGCCCAAAAAACTACGCTGTCGCTGTGACTGCTTCAGCAGCAGGCTCATGCGACTGGTCGCATTTTTTCTATACATCATTTTGCTTCTCTGTTCATTTTATTCACGATACACTCATCGGTATAGAGTGCAAACCCTGCCGCTTCTACGCCGTCAATGGAGTAGATACCGCCCATGGCCAGAAGTGCATTCCCTTCGAACATTCTGAATGTCAAA
It encodes:
- the carA gene encoding glutamine-hydrolyzing carbamoyl-phosphate synthase small subunit is translated as MNKISLYFENGLFLEAKSFGAEGTAVGEIVFNTSLTGYQEIVTDPSYAGQFVTFTMPEIGNVGCNAQDMESKGAHCKGIIVRTYQSRPSNFRSEESLDVLLKRENVLGITEIDTRFLTKMLRDEGAMMMVASTEIHDATELKKILESSPRIEEVNYIEQVSTKESYVHNEARYDARTFEYAKPETTKKIIALDFGIKRNILNELTHAGMEVTVVPNSMSAEEIIAKVDSKEIDGVFLSNGPGDPLILKEEQEKIKKLIAHKVPLFGICLGHQLLSISHGYDTYKLKFGHHGGNHPVKNEMTGTVEITAQNHNYNVPDNITEVATVTHVNLFDNTIEGLKYNDSPTMSVQHHPEASPGPHESAYIFSEFRKML
- a CDS encoding DUF507 family protein; the encoded protein is MRLKPQQTGYVATKIGIDLAQAPFITLPKGREAVVEAAKRIIDENLAKERALDEKVKHILDENYDEIEFQHADERQLFFMIKKKMAPEYGVIMNYDDRYNDLAHHILDELYENYLAEYTVNENQVKNVIFKSFKAFADAFDEIDDIVYNKIRNMEKEVIPGSQDYELLYERLYQEELAKRGML
- a CDS encoding adenylosuccinate synthase; the protein is MSKADLIVGLQWGDEGKGKIVDHMAQTHDYVCRFAGGHNAGHTIVIGDRKYALHLIPSGVLNPEAKNIVGNGVVLSPKDFIKEMEQFDDLEGRLFLSDKAHVLLPYHAEIDQARERMKGDKAIGTTGKGIGPAYGDKVARVGHRLGELLHPEKLASKIVAFFEMNKPVFDAMGVAMPNETELLAELEGYRKVLAPYICDTTQLMWKIIDEDKKILLEGAQGTMLDIDHGTYPYVTSSTTVSAGACSGLGLNPKDIGKVTGIAKAYCTRVGNGPFPSEDMGEEGDRLRENGHEFGTTTGRPRRCGWFDAVAMRHAVRVNGVDQVALMKLDVLDGFDEIKVCVAYEFEGKEIDYVPYDLEDVKPVYKSFPGWEKTEGARTFDELPETAKSYILALEEMIGTKMGIISTSPEREDTIIR